A genomic segment from Streptomyces antibioticus encodes:
- a CDS encoding phosphatidylglycerol lysyltransferase domain-containing protein, with protein MGHSRVAASVAVWYLRAVAFVNFLSAVWVSLGQDVRRHNQADLFTPYLLTAGFASGVFTAFLAVTMRRRKRAAWILNLALSGAFLALLAFAMAFPEIRRQPQNWVSLGLTAVFVAALLAGRREFYAKGDRSNPRLAAAVGAGGLLGASLLAALLVTVTDRSGAPSTFVTFLDRWRYGTLRLVSVAAEDRSVAGIAPPTWVDVTVNVLSTALVLAVLYAAFRSRRAVDPLTDDDEKRLRELLDRHGERDSLGYFALRREKSVCWSPTGKAAVAYRVVGGVSLASGDPLGDPEAWPGAIAPWLAEARAHGWIPAVMGASEEAGTVYARHGLDALELGDEAIVDVAGFTLEGRAMRTVRQAHNRVRRAGYTVRVRRHVDIPADETAALVRRADDWRDGATERGFSMALGRLGDARDGRCVMVECTDGDGRLRALLSFVPWGPGGLSLDLMRRDRDSDNGLIEFMVIEVLRRAGEIGITQVSLNFAMFRSVFERGARLGAGPVLRLWRSLLGFFSRWWQIESLYRANAKYRPVWEPRFLLFEKSADLPRIGVASARAEGFLDGPALPKWPYREGKRPYREPLTTRRHEHLETRA; from the coding sequence ATGGGACATTCCCGGGTCGCCGCCTCCGTCGCCGTCTGGTATCTGCGTGCCGTCGCGTTCGTCAACTTCCTCAGCGCGGTGTGGGTTTCGCTGGGGCAGGACGTGCGGCGGCACAACCAGGCGGATCTGTTCACGCCGTATCTGCTGACGGCGGGATTCGCCTCCGGGGTCTTCACCGCGTTCCTCGCCGTCACCATGCGGCGGCGCAAGCGGGCCGCCTGGATCCTCAACCTCGCGCTGAGCGGGGCGTTTCTGGCGCTGCTGGCGTTCGCCATGGCGTTCCCGGAGATCCGGCGGCAGCCGCAGAACTGGGTCTCGCTCGGGCTGACCGCCGTCTTCGTGGCCGCGCTGCTCGCCGGGCGGCGGGAGTTCTACGCCAAGGGCGACCGCTCCAACCCGCGGCTCGCCGCGGCCGTCGGCGCCGGCGGGCTGCTGGGCGCCTCGCTGCTGGCCGCCCTGCTGGTGACGGTCACCGACCGCTCGGGCGCCCCCTCCACTTTCGTCACCTTCCTCGACCGCTGGCGCTACGGCACCCTCCGGCTCGTCTCCGTCGCCGCCGAGGACCGTTCCGTCGCCGGGATCGCGCCGCCCACCTGGGTCGACGTCACCGTCAACGTGCTGAGCACGGCCCTGGTCCTCGCCGTCCTGTACGCCGCGTTCCGCTCCCGGCGGGCCGTCGACCCGCTCACCGACGACGACGAGAAACGGCTGCGGGAGCTGCTCGACCGGCACGGCGAGCGGGACTCGCTCGGCTACTTCGCCCTGCGCCGCGAGAAGAGCGTGTGCTGGTCGCCGACCGGGAAGGCGGCCGTCGCCTACCGGGTCGTCGGCGGGGTCTCGCTGGCGTCCGGGGATCCGCTCGGCGATCCGGAGGCGTGGCCCGGGGCGATCGCGCCGTGGCTCGCCGAGGCCCGCGCGCACGGCTGGATCCCGGCGGTGATGGGCGCCAGCGAGGAGGCCGGGACGGTGTACGCCCGGCACGGCCTGGACGCCCTGGAACTCGGCGACGAGGCGATCGTCGACGTCGCCGGGTTCACCCTGGAGGGGCGCGCCATGCGGACCGTGCGCCAGGCCCACAACCGGGTGCGGCGGGCCGGGTACACCGTGCGGGTGCGGCGGCACGTGGACATCCCGGCCGACGAGACGGCCGCCCTGGTACGGCGCGCCGACGACTGGCGGGACGGGGCCACGGAACGCGGCTTCAGCATGGCCCTGGGGCGGCTCGGGGACGCCCGGGACGGCCGGTGCGTGATGGTCGAGTGCACGGACGGCGACGGCCGCCTGCGGGCGCTGCTCTCCTTCGTGCCCTGGGGGCCCGGGGGGCTGTCGCTGGACCTGATGCGGCGGGACCGGGACTCCGACAACGGGCTGATCGAGTTCATGGTGATCGAGGTGCTGCGGCGGGCCGGGGAGATCGGGATCACGCAGGTCTCGCTGAACTTCGCGATGTTCCGGTCGGTCTTCGAACGGGGCGCCCGGCTCGGCGCCGGACCGGTGCTGCGGCTGTGGCGGTCGCTGCTCGGCTTCTTCTCCCGCTGGTGGCAGATCGAGTCGCTGTACCGGGCCAACGCCAAGTACCGGCCGGTCTGGGAGCCGCGGTTCCTGCTCTTCGAGAAGAGCGCGGACCTGCCCCGGATCGGCGTCGCGTCCGCCCGGGCCGAGGGGTTCCTGGACGGGCCGGCGCTGCCGAAGTGGCCGTACCGCGAGGGGAAGCGGCCGTACCGCGAGCCTCTGACGACCCGACGACATGAGCATCTGGAGACCCGAGCATGA